DNA sequence from the Carassius gibelio isolate Cgi1373 ecotype wild population from Czech Republic chromosome A14, carGib1.2-hapl.c, whole genome shotgun sequence genome:
aaatcgaactgaattgttttaaacggttcgcatctctaatgcgcattaatccacaaatgactgaagctgttaacttttttaatgtggctgaaactccctctgagttaaaacaaaccaatatcccggagtaatacattaactcaaacagtacactgactgaactgctgtgaagatgaacagagagccgagccagataacgaacaatagactgactcgttcacgagtcaagaaccgtttctgtcggggAAAAAAAAACGCATGTTTACCAATATAAGTCAGAAAGCAGGTTGTATAGAGATGTTTTAGTTTTATGAATGTACCCTTATAGATTTTcaacattttcatattaatatatgtgacattggaccacaaaaccagttttttttttaattattgagatttatacatcacatgaaagctgaataaataggaTTTCCAtagatgtatggtttattaggatctgacaatatttggccgagatacaactatttggaaatctgtaatctgagggtgtaaaaaaaaaaaaatctaaatattgagaaaatcgcctttgaagttgttcaaaagaagtccttagcaatgcatgttactaatccgaaattaagtttttatataattacagtttaattacagaaatttacaaaatatcttcatggaacgtgatctttacttaatatcctaatgatttttggtataaaataaaatcataaaatcattttgacccttaaaatgtatttttggctattgctggaAACATACCCCAgcaacatgtttttgttttttgttttcatttgaattttgtaataatgttCCTATGCACTTTTCTCAAATgtattggttttttttttcttttcttttttctcatatTAATTAggcaatattttgaatttgcatgtaaggtttttcatttaatatgtattttggttttatttcagcttaattaaaaaaaaaaattataaatagtgttaattttagttaatgataataacccaGTGTAGATTAGAAACTAACCTATGATTGGTTTTGGTGCACGAAACCTTGACTATCATTAAAAGTGGAGATAAATTGTTGTGGGTATGTGTTCTGGGCAGGTGGTTGAAGGGGACGTGGCCACAGGTTTGAGTAATGGATCTCATGGAGTTGAGCTTCACACTGCTGCAACTGCTCTGCCTGCTAATCAAGACATTACAGccggtaaacacacacactcttctttctgtttgttttaaatgtgtgttttgaatGTCTTCTCTTCAACCTTAAACATTTTCTGTGTCACTGAACACACTGATTTTTGAGTTATGCTCTTTGCTTTGGTTTGGCTattcttttgcatttttttccatGCGTTCTGCATTCAACTTTTAGATTTCCTGCTCTCTGTATTCCATTTATTACTGTGTGGTTTGATTATTGTTAAAGTAGCTGTGtgcttaagtgtgtgtgtttgtagcgcTATatatgtgtgtctctctgtgtcagaTGTTCCTACATTATCTCGTCTGTTGGAGAGTGCCACCCCAGTGCAGCAACCTGTCAGTGCTGATCCCACTAAAACCCCCACAGTGGTCCCCCCCGCCCCGGACCACCTCTCTGTGCCCAAAACAGGTCTTTGATCTTTGTTTTCCTCTCTTCTGCTCTCTCTGTAGAAGTCAGCTTGTTTTGCTCAGGCAGTCATGTGATCAGTTTGTGTCATGTGATGTGCAGTTCATCCCATAATCTTCATCCAGTCACAAATCACTCAGACTGCACTGACTCCGCTACTTCTTggattatattttagaataaccGTTATTACAAATAACAGTTTGTGatcagaaagattttttatttatttaatgaaagtaTCTTATGATtaacaatgctgcatttatttaatcaaaatacaggaataaaaagtaatactgttaaaaatataatttattcctgtgatgaaagttgaattttcagcatcattactccagtcttcagtgtcaacatgatccttcagaaatcattctaatatcatcATTCTAATAAATCATTCtctctgatttgctgctcaagaaacatttcttattgtcacTGTTCATATTaaagttatatattattttttctttttttccattatgctttgataaataaaaaataaaaccgcaATCATTTGAAATCGAAATCTTTTGTTGCATTTTCAATTTATTTGTCACTTTTGGTCATTATAATGCATCttggctgaataaaagtaataatttctttcaaAGAAATGGCACTGACCTAAAAGGCCAAATTCAGCCTTTAAAGGGTTCACCACAAATTTAAAgttctgtcatcacttactccCTCCAGTTTTTGCTGTAggagttatttttttctattgaattcaaaagaagatattctgaagaatgttggtaatcaaactgttaatggtagccattgacttccatactattttctttttccataaTATGCAAATCAGTGGCTACAGTCAAACAATTAATGGTAGACATTCACCTCCatagtatctttttttttcaatactgtggaagtcagtggCTTACCgtgaactgtttggttaccaacattcttcaaaatatcttctttagtgttcagcagaagaaagaaacgtATACCGGTTTGGATCATTGGTAagtgtgagtaaacaatgacagaactttcatttttgagttAACTTAAAAAGTGTCATCATTTCTTCAGAGCACTCATGAAGCAGATTAACCATAGTAAGAGTACTCTAAGAGATGTGTTTCTTGTTGTGTGTAGGAGCTGTAGCCGTTGCTGAAGGTTCTGGAGCAGAAGCAGTAATGGCAGGGTCATCCACGCTGGCAGAGGTGGAGGGGAAAGAGGCCGAGCTGGTGGAGGAGGACACTGTGGTGTCGGTGTCCTACATGGCACACGAACTGGACCTGGAGACCGTGGGAGACATCATTGCAATCATTGAGGAGAaggtatacacacacagacacgcatacAAGCAACTATGAACCGTTGTGATGATGGGATTGGTTGCTTTTCCTTTCTGTTGCCAAATCTAAAATGAAGTATTGAAATCCTTCTGTCTCAGGTGGATGATCCTGTGGAGGTTTTGGACGCAGCCGCGGTGGaggcggctctctctctctgtgaggaCCCAGTGGTCGGGGGCCACTCCCTCACCAGCCCTTGGGAGTCACAGACCTTTAAGGCAGAACCAGAGCCCATCGTCCAGCAGAGTCCTGCCCCAGCGgttccacagagctgccctgacCCTGCAGGTGTGCAGGGAGAAATGGAGGTTCTGGTAGAGGAGGCTACAGAAACCGAAGCGCTTGACGGAGTGACAGGCGACACTGTGGTGCCTGCCGCCCCTGATACAGAGCAAAGCCAGGACTCTGAGATTAAGATTAAGATTGAGAGCGACCGGCAAGGAGAGGGAGAAGGAGGGATGGAGGAAAAGCGGCAGGAGAACAGAACCCCGATTCTGGCCGTGAAGTGTGAGGGGGAAGACTGGGTTCAGCCAGAGACTGTGACGCCCTGTCTGGACTCCGAAGATAGCTCAGCCTCGGCAAAAGACACAAAGGTATTAGCCAAGAGTTATTTGACATTgaagtaatatttcataatgttaacATACTTTATTTCCAAATAACTTTTAGCTTCATTATGAATtagaaatgaataataaattattagtaaCTCTGTGTTTAATATTCCTTCTTCAAATGCTGAAGGAGGTGAAGGAAGAGGATGGAGGCAGTGATGTGGATGAAGGGATGGAGATGAAAGAGTGTGGCGATGGGGACGGAGAAGGGCCGTATCTCTCTGAGGTGGATCCTCCTGCCAGTGAGAGTGAGGATGGATACGGCAGTCACTCTCAGCGCTACACTACAGCGGACTCCACCGCCAGCAGCCCGGCCTCATCACAgttgtgagtgtctgtgtttgtATGTTAGCGTGAATTATGAGTGTTTTAATCTTTTGTCTGCCTTTAacaactctctctctcagctCCATGTGTAGTGAAGATCAAGAGGCCTTGCAGGCTCAGAAGATCTGGAAGAAAGCCATCATGCTGGTGTGGCGTGCAGCGGCCAATCACAGGTGAGCTTCTCATTCATACTTGCATCAGCTTCTGTTGAATGATGAGCACTGTTGTATGTGTTTGTCAtttattgttttgtgtttcaggtaTGCAAGTGTGTTTCTGCAACCTGTGTCTGATGACATCGCCCCAGGTTATCACAGCATCGTACACAGGTATCAAGATGAGACCCTCTTATCCTTTTAAGTATTTAGGGCCCTGTGAAAATGTGAACATAATCATGAAAGCCAATCATGAAAATGGAATTTACTGTATTACACcgaattcaaatcaaattaagaTATGGAcaagtatctgtaaatattaataataaagccTTATTAAATCATGAATCCAGACAACCCAGAATTTCTGAAATTAATTAAACTGTTCatagttaatttattttactattattattattattattattattattatcatacaaattgtaataaataattaaattgttaGTTTCATGAATTCAATTTCCCATGCTTTTTGTTTATTAACAagtatttaaatgataaaaattaaatctaGAAAAATTtgaaaacttaaaacattttataggtccctaaaaatttaattttggttTAATATATTGTCGTTAAATAGTGAAAGTTTAATGATTTCAAGGGAACAGACCAGCTTTTTAATTACTATAACTACTGATATTTAattcaatagaaaaaaaaggaaaaaaaaataactacaatttgagaatttggaaaaaatttaattaatttcatagGGCACTAAACATTAGtaagcatttattcatcttaatgtttatttgttaGCATGTTATTAAGggaatagttcacctgaaaatgtattcaccatCAGAACATCCAAGATGTAATCTCTGAAATCTCCACCTCCTCAGACCGATGGACCTATCAGCCATCAAGAAGAACATTGAGTCTGGGCAGATCCGCACGACGGCAGAGTTCCAGCGTGACATCATGCTGATGTTCCAGAACGCGGTGATGTATAACAGCTCGGATCACGATGTCTACCACATGGCCCTGGAGATGCAGAGGGACGTTCTGGAACAGATCCAGCAGTTCTTGGCCACTCAGCTGATCATGCAAACATCAGAATCAGGCATCAGCACCAAGAGCCTGCGCGGAAGGGAGGCCAACCGCAAACAAGACCCCAATGAGAAGGTTAGGGACACACATGCAtagtcacgcacacacacaaagcacaagTGGAAACAAGATGCTGTGGAGAAGGTTGGAGGAATatcgtctcacacacacacacacacacacacacagtgagcactATAAGGAGACATAATCGCAATGCTTTCACTGCTAATTATTTGGACAGTGACATTTAATAGACAAAATTATATTGATGTAATAGAGCAGATCATTCAGTGAGACAAAAGAGAGCTTAAAGAACCAGGAACACATTAAAGGAGATTTAAGACATGCATTATATACAGctataatcatttatattttattgattatttcatttatatttttcattttagtaattgtatgtgcttttgtaatttatagtagttttaaaacttttttaattttttcaaataatatattttaatattatttttttatataatataaaacatttacaaaaataaaaaaatatttaaatataaaaatttcagttttagttagcAGTAACAACACTGGATTGTTGACTGAAATGCATGTGCAGTTATGAAGAAAAATAGCAGCTCTAGAACAAATCAAGATACTTGATCCAAATCCAGGATATAGGCTGAGATGTTTTTCAGAGAGCAGGCTGGAAGCTTCAAATGTCTCAAGGACGGGACATCAGAGTACATCAAAGAGTCTGTAGACATCTGAAGTGAAGTGCTGTGGACCGTGTAACGGTTTAGAAAGAGCAAGCTCTGAGCCATAGAAAGGAAAGTGAAAAACATCTTCCTGTGCACCAAAGCATGGAGCTTTATCTGTGAGGAAAACGCTGTGGGATTGGCTCTTAATTCTGTCTCTGCTGAAGCAGCATTAATTCAAAAGTGtcctaaaaacataattttaaaaccaTTTGCCTCAAACTATCGGCTGGCAATGGCACCAAACAGCCAGCACCTGCATATTGACCTGATTTCAGTCCATCTGAGATTGAATGGGAAAGCACAAACTGATGCATCATCAGGAAATATAACTCGTAATGTCTTTAGCCTGCAGACTTAATGGTTGTCAATACACACAAAATGGATTTGCGACCACGAGCTGCACATGACGTTGTTGTAATGCTCACAGGTAATCTGCACAAATAGATTTTCTAGCTCTTAATGGGATGGCTGCGCTCAGAGTCGTTTCAGCACTCAGTCCCTGAgctaagttttatttaaaatccaAAAATGCTGAAATGCAGGAAAAAGTGTCACTGTCCAAATACTTTCTTTACAAACTCAGAAATGCAAACCTTGTATatagtgaatctcacaaaacctgtcaaaaACTTGTTCATATTTCAACCCAAAATGAGAAGCATGAAATAAGAACCACTTTAAATTGACATGAAAATGGTTCGGTTTCTTTATGGCAAATATGAAATACAGTGCATTTAGAAAGTACTCAGACCCCTTAATTATTATGTGGCAACCTTATGCTAAAATGCACATAATTTCACAGCAATCCATACAATAATGACAAAGTTAAAAACAGACTTCTAATGCCTGCATATTTATCaaaacgaaaaaaataaaaactgaaatattgcatGCATGTGCAATAAAATGCTTTTCAAAAAGGCATCTTTATGGACTATGGAGTGTGGATggatgtgaaaaaaaatacaactttttaaaataaaagaatatatacaaaaaaaaaaatatatatatatatatataaaacttttaaaGCTACAGCACACAAGATTTGTGAGTTATTGATTctgtctgaatgcactgtactttTTCAGAAATGGGGCTGGACATGTTTTTGTAAGAATGATCCAGAAGCAATTTGGTTTCCACATGCTGCTCATAGATGAAACCCCTTCTTGATAGGACCCAAATTAAAGACGTTATgtcccttacacacacacacacacacacaagtgaactGCTGAAGTCCCTGACAGTAAGGTTAGCGTTACTTGCACTAACACACAGTCTCGTATGTAGACCCTGAGTCCTGCACACAAAGACCCTCATTTAGAGCCAGAACCACCAGCCAGAAGGAAAAGGAACAACTCCAAACAAGACACTAATGAGAAGGTCAGtgctgtacacacacaaacatgaactcGCAGGTGAGAATCAAGGGCACTGCAGGTGAGGTGACTTCTGTACTAACCCATGCACAAACACAGGGAGTCTAACCCTCAAGAGTTTCTCTTCCAGGTTTCCACATGGCACCATATTTGAGGCCTAGTTGTTCTGTAAATGATCGTATCACAAGTGTGGTTATACGCAAAATAATCTAACATTTTCAGAAATGTGGACGGAATATCTgtttatctatatatctgtctgtctgctttctttgtgtgtgtggatgtctattcatataaataaataaatgtgtacatacatacattacatgcatgcatgcaaaataccgttcaaaagtttagggtcagtatgtgtttttttttttttacgtttaaaaacatttcttatgatcaccatggctgcatttatttaatcaaaaatgctagaaaaatattttaacgtattgtaaaatgtatttattctttgatgcaaagctgaattttcagcatcattagtcttcagtgtcacatggtccttcagaaaccattctaatatgatttgctgctcaagaaaacatTTGCACAATGTTTCTGGATTTTCTTCAGTATTATTTGATGAACGGAAAGgtcaaacagcatttatttcaattagAAATATTTATCAGCATTATAAACGTCTTAACTTTggctgaccccaaacatttgaacagtagtgtatatcacCATATTATAGACAGGATAGAAATGTGATTCATGTAAACAGTGTATCCGTGTATGTGGTGTAAGTGTTGGGTTAAACAGGCTCTTGGTGTCTTATTTTGTCGAATCTGTGtgccattttcatttatttttttaacacacacCAGACCAAAGTCaagagtatttttattttgtttgcatgGTTTCAGTCTCAGTGATGCTTTCACACTGAGTTCTTTGCTGTGTGACTGAGATCATTCAGATGACTGGACGCTCATTTCATCACCATCTATTTGAGTTTGTGTAGGAGTGCTGCGCTTGTCATGGAAACGGTtccaacacactcacacatacatgaACACCTTAATCTTCATCCGGCTAACACATATACGCATCTCTATTACTCATCAACTCCTCAAATCCTCCCTTCAGTATCTACATTCATAGGATCCTCCTTTTTCCATCTTGATTCCATCCTCCTTTTCTTTCTCAGCCGTGTGTCTACATGCAGAGAAGCTTTCTAGGGTGACCAGATGACCATGATGGAAAACTTTCCATCCTCCAACATGTTTATATACGGGAGACCTGAGTTCAAGTCCATATCCAACCCGCTGTAAAACTTCATGTTTTTGATTTAGTCCACAACCATCTAGAAACACAATCTAGGAAAGCAAACCTTTTGTTGATCTGAAGTCATCGTGAGACGTTTTTCAGATGACTGGCAATGTAAATGGTCAGCCAGATTAAAAAGATGGAGTctgctaaatgtgtaaatgttaatgaataattaatatcaTTAGTAGATTTGTTTTTATAAGTGATTATTAGGtagattaaatcattttattgtctGAACAATAAAATAAGAGCATCTCTATCTACTTACAATCTTTTGTCAGTCATTTTGCACATGCATgacatatgtatatatttctttattatatctTCATGTTTCAAAGGGAACACACCAGATATCCCATCCATCCATGTCATTTAAGGCTACATCAAATCACTGCATTGTCagtataaaatgattatttatagCAATTAAACTAAAGTTAAAACTATTTAATGGGTCAAGTGAATGTAAGTCCGTCGGGACAATATACGAAGCGATAAGGCTCATAAAACATCTGGTCATTCTGGTCTCTGCGCATGTCTCTGATGTTTTAGATTAGTATACCTGGCGTTTGCTCCCAAAACTCCTGCTTTTGCTCTGTTGTTCATGTCTGTCTCTCTGGCTATTTTTAGAATCGGTTTTAAATAGTGAACTCTCTTTTTCTCACTGTGCTGTTTGTCCTTCTACAGGACAGCCTATCCATGGCCTCTCCtgctttccttctctctctctttgtaagTATCCAGGTTGAAGATCAGTTATTTCCCAGTCCCCTCttaccaaacacaaacacacacatacgttCTGTGACAGTTCTCTGTTTGGTTCGAGCTGATCGATTGCACCAGGATTGATTttggaccattttttttttatgatatccaGGTTTGTATGCTAAAAGGTAGTGAGCATTGTTATGTTTAGCAGAATAatccattaaaaattaaaattggaTAATttatttctagtttttttttttttttttcagaaatacttttttattcagcaaggttgctttaaattttaacaaaagattttcaaaaaaaaaaaaattcttttgaactttctattaaaagAGTCCTGAATTAAAGTATTCTTAACAGATTCCACAGCAATATTATTTAgcctattataattatttctgaaggattgtgaaactgaagactgtatgaatgatgctgaaaatttttcTTTGCATCCCAAGATTAAATaaattttacagtgtaaaaattcaaataatgcttctcaatttaaatgttttagcctTAACCCTTAGCCTTGgtgaggattttctttttttcttttttttttttttgcgtaaacttacctttgaaatgttttttatctTCAAAGAAATACTTTAAGACACAATTCTTCCATGTGCAGCTTTAACTGTCAACTAATTTACTCCTAAACCACATTTTTAATGCTCTTTCCCTAATGTTTATCTAatcagtttttgttgtttttaagctTGTACTCTTCGGTTTCGTTACTATGTATCGCGCAGTTCTGATGCCACTGTCTCTCTGAGATGATTCGCTTGTTCTAGTAACACATGTACACTTCCTGTTCTCAGGTCAAAGCTAGTTAGTTTCTCACACTGATGGTCTGGTGTGTTAGGGCAGTGGATGACAGGCTGTTTGCATTCTCTCACAGCCTCCTGCTTCTCTGCTCTTCCAGGATGGAGGCACCAGGGGGCGTCGCAGTGCCATTGAAGCCGATATGAAGATGAAAAAGTGAACTGAGATGTCTCACTCCAGCTGTTATGGAAGTGCAAATAGGCTTTATTTCCGTTTCTTTAAGACGTTCTGGCTAAGTTTAGTTACTCAATGCCTCGGTGGTTTGACACAGCAATTCAACAGTCCAGTTACAGAAGGACACATAAAGAAGGGACTTTTTAAGGGCTTGACCCTCTTTCACAGAAACCATTACTGAATTGTAATTCGAATGAATTACTTAAGACCTGAAAAACTGGTCAAGTGTGTCCTGAGACCAGACACACAGGACAGGACACACTGACCATGTGTTTGTTTGAGTTTAGAGCAGTTGGTTCGAAGTTTTTGACTCGATGTCACAATATAGCTGTTATTGGTCTTTTAAAAAAGCTGAATGTACCACCGTCTTGGCCACTGGATGGTTAGAAATCAGGGTGCCATTTTCTAGAACAGAGAATGAAACCTTACAAGCCATTGTTCAAAACCAAGATTACTATCGCCTTATCAGTTGTGGAATGCTGATCGACGGAGGAAAGAGCAATAAAAGAAcgctttttttcttctgtaggaATGAAGATGGATCCTAAGTTTCtttaaacttgatttttttttgctctatCAGGATCATGGATGCTTTGGATTGCAGTTAAAGGCATACTGTACTATGTTCAGTTTGTTTTCATTCTTAAAGCGAGTCATAATAATTTGACATCTGTACGTTTAGAAAGAACATAGTTTTGTACAGGGTCTTTGTGTACAGTGTTTTTGTATATTGTGTcgtgaaatgttttaataaaacaggAGTCTGCAATTACACAATggtattttaagaataatttattCAACTTGTGCTTTCAGACAAAAACTGTTAGTACAACTGCTTCACTGGGAGGACAATACCAGCTTGTCCTGTTCAAAGTCAAGAGAAAACACACCGATATCCATGAATGATGTCAGCTTACATCAGCCGGGTGATTCATACACAACATGCACACTCCTATATCCCTGAACATCAGTAAACAATAGTGAAGAATC
Encoded proteins:
- the brd8b gene encoding bromodomain-containing protein 8 isoform X9, with the protein product MSTGVGKHKMLSLGPTEPWSVREKLCLASSVMRSGDQNWVSVSRAIKPFSESGRPPDWFSQKHCASQYSELLETTEAPKRKRGEKGEVVETIEDVIVRRLTAERIEELKRLIKDTQEKYRKLKKEVDLIQAGHMDPKLEELWADIELKRKQEEEEAEQKKRATEAAYQVRQAAKNTPKRVPSVTVRSPPSASSACMDVSQPDTLQPMTDESCSSPKAQGLSVFMPVSEVTGPGPKESGLSPLIDDSPQKKHLAPKATPPPSPLLSELLKKGSLIAASSRLVVEGDVATGLSNGSHGVELHTAATALPANQDITADVPTLSRLLESATPVQQPVSADPTKTPTVVPPAPDHLSVPKTGAVAVAEGSGAEAVMAGSSTLAEVEGKEAELVEEDTVVSVSYMAHELDLETVGDIIAIIEEKVDDPVEVLDAAAVEAALSLCEDPVVGGHSLTSPWESQTFKAEPEPIVQQSPAPAVPQSCPDPAGVQGEMEVLVEEATETEALDGVTGDTVVPAAPDTEQSQDSEIKIKIESDRQGEGEGGMEEKRQENRTPILAVKCEGEDWVQPETVTPCLDSEDSSASAKDTKEVKEEDGGSDVDEGMEMKECGDGDGEGPYLSEVDPPASESEDGYGSHSQRYTTADSTASSPASSQFSMCSEDQEALQAQKIWKKAIMLVWRAAANHRYASVFLQPVSDDIAPGYHSIVHRPMDLSAIKKNIESGQIRTTAEFQRDIMLMFQNAVMYNSSDHDVYHMALEMQRDVLEQIQQFLATQLIMQTSESGISTKSLRGREANRKQDPNEKPPASLLFQDGGTRGRRSAIEADMKMKK
- the brd8b gene encoding bromodomain-containing protein 8 isoform X8, whose translation is MSTGVGKHKMLSLGPTEPWSVREKLCLASSVMRSGDQNWVSVSRAIKPFSESGRPPDWFSQKHCASQYSELLETTEAPKRKRGEKGEVVETIEDVIVRRLTAERIEELKRLIKDTQEKYRKLKKEVDLIQAGHMDPKLEELWADIELKRKQEEEEAEQKKRATEAAYQVRQAAKNTPKRVPSVTVRSPPSASSACMDVSQPDTLQPMTDESCSSPKAQGLSVFMPVSEVTGPGPKESGLSPLIDDSPQKKHLAPKATPPPSPLLSELLKKGSLIAASSRLVVEGDVATGLSNGSHGVELHTAATALPANQDITAGAVAVAEGSGAEAVMAGSSTLAEVEGKEAELVEEDTVVSVSYMAHELDLETVGDIIAIIEEKVDDPVEVLDAAAVEAALSLCEDPVVGGHSLTSPWESQTFKAEPEPIVQQSPAPAVPQSCPDPAGVQGEMEVLVEEATETEALDGVTGDTVVPAAPDTEQSQDSEIKIKIESDRQGEGEGGMEEKRQENRTPILAVKCEGEDWVQPETVTPCLDSEDSSASAKDTKEVKEEDGGSDVDEGMEMKECGDGDGEGPYLSEVDPPASESEDGYGSHSQRYTTADSTASSPASSQFSMCSEDQEALQAQKIWKKAIMLVWRAAANHRYASVFLQPVSDDIAPGYHSIVHRPMDLSAIKKNIESGQIRTTAEFQRDIMLMFQNAVMYNSSDHDVYHMALEMQRDVLEQIQQFLATQLIMQTSESGISTKSLRGREANRKQDPNEKTLSPAHKDPHLEPEPPARRKRNNSKQDTNEKDSLSMASPAFLLSLFPPASLLFQDGGTRGRRSAIEADMKMKK
- the brd8b gene encoding bromodomain-containing protein 8 isoform X4, coding for MSTGVGKHKMLSLGPTEPWSVREKLCLASSVMRSGDQNWVSVSRAIKPFSESGRPPDWFSQKHCASQYSELLETTEAPKRKRGEKGEVVETIEDVIVRRLTAERIEELKRLIKDTQEKYRKLKKEVDLIQAGHMDPKLEELWADIELKRKQEEEEAEQKKRATEAAYQVRQAAKNTPKRVPSVTVRSPPSASSACMDVSQPDTLQPMTDESCSSPKAQGLSVFMPVSEVTGPGPKESGLSPLIDDSPQKKHLAPKATPPPSPLLSELLKKGSLIAASSRLVVEGDVATGLSNGSHGVELHTAATALPANQDITADVPTLSRLLESATPVQQPVSADPTKTPTVVPPAPDHLSVPKTGAVAVAEGSGAEAVMAGSSTLAEVEGKEAELVEEDTVVSVSYMAHELDLETVGDIIAIIEEKVDDPVEVLDAAAVEAALSLCEDPVVGGHSLTSPWESQTFKAEPEPIVQQSPAPAVPQSCPDPAGVQGEMEVLVEEATETEALDGVTGDTVVPAAPDTEQSQDSEIKIKIESDRQGEGEGGMEEKRQENRTPILAVKCEGEDWVQPETVTPCLDSEDSSASAKDTKEVKEEDGGSDVDEGMEMKECGDGDGEGPYLSEVDPPASESEDGYGSHSQRYTTADSTASSPASSQFSMCSEDQEALQAQKIWKKAIMLVWRAAANHRYASVFLQPVSDDIAPGYHSIVHRPMDLSAIKKNIESGQIRTTAEFQRDIMLMFQNAVMYNSSDHDVYHMALEMQRDVLEQIQQFLATQLIMQTSESGISTKSLRGREANRKQDPNEKTLSPAHKDPHLEPEPPARRKRNNSKQDTNEKDGGTRGRRSAIEADMKMKK
- the brd8b gene encoding bromodomain-containing protein 8 isoform X7, with the protein product MSTGVGKHKMLSLGPTEPWSVREKLCLASSVMRSGDQNWVSVSRAIKPFSESGRPPDWFSQKHCASQYSELLETTEAPKRKRGEKGEVVETIEDVIVRRLTAERIEELKRLIKDTQEKYRKLKKEVDLIQAGHMDPKLEELWADIELKRKQEEEEAEQKKRATEAAYQVRQAAKNTPKRVPSVTVRSPPSASSACMDVSQPDTLQPMTDESCSSPKAQGLSVFMPVSEVTGPGPKESGLSPLIDDSPQKKHLAPKATPPPSPLLSELLKKGSLIAASSRLVVEGDVATGLSNGSHGVELHTAATALPANQDITADVPTLSRLLESATPVQQPVSADPTKTPTVVPPAPDHLSVPKTGAVAVAEGSGAEAVMAGSSTLAEVEGKEAELVEEDTVVSVSYMAHELDLETVGDIIAIIEEKVDDPVEVLDAAAVEAALSLCEDPVVGGHSLTSPWESQTFKAEPEPIVQQSPAPAVPQSCPDPAGVQGEMEVLVEEATETEALDGVTGDTVVPAAPDTEQSQDSEIKIKIESDRQGEGEGGMEEKRQENRTPILAVKCEGEDWVQPETVTPCLDSEDSSASAKDTKEVKEEDGGSDVDEGMEMKECGDGDGEGPYLSEVDPPASESEDGYGSHSQRYTTADSTASSPASSQFSMCSEDQEALQAQKIWKKAIMLVWRAAANHRYASVFLQPVSDDIAPGYHSIVHRPMDLSAIKKNIESGQIRTTAEFQRDIMLMFQNAVMYNSSDHDVYHMALEMQRDVLEQIQQFLATQLIMQTSESGISTKSLRGREANRKQDPNEKDSLSMASPAFLLSLFDGGTRGRRSAIEADMKMKK
- the brd8b gene encoding bromodomain-containing protein 8 isoform X10, whose product is MSTGVGKHKMLSLGPTEPWSVREKLCLASSVMRSGDQNWVSVSRAIKPFSESGRPPDWFSQKHCASQYSELLETTEAPKRKRGEKGEVVETIEDVIVRRLTAERIEELKRLIKDTQEKYRKLKKEVDLIQAGHMDPKLEELWADIELKRKQEEEEAEQKKRATEAAYQVRQAAKNTPKRVPSVTVRSPPSASSACMDVSQPDTLQPMTDESCSSPKAQGLSVFMPVSEVTGPGPKESGLSPLIDDSPQKKHLAPKATPPPSPLLSELLKKGSLIAASSRLVVEGDVATGLSNGSHGVELHTAATALPANQDITADVPTLSRLLESATPVQQPVSADPTKTPTVVPPAPDHLSVPKTGAVAVAEGSGAEAVMAGSSTLAEVEGKEAELVEEDTVVSVSYMAHELDLETVGDIIAIIEEKVDDPVEVLDAAAVEAALSLCEDPVVGGHSLTSPWESQTFKAEPEPIVQQSPAPAVPQSCPDPAGVQGEMEVLVEEATETEALDGVTGDTVVPAAPDTEQSQDSEIKIKIESDRQGEGEGGMEEKRQENRTPILAVKCEGEDWVQPETVTPCLDSEDSSASAKDTKEVKEEDGGSDVDEGMEMKECGDGDGEGPYLSEVDPPASESEDGYGSHSQRYTTADSTASSPASSQFSMCSEDQEALQAQKIWKKAIMLVWRAAANHRYASVFLQPVSDDIAPGYHSIVHRPMDLSAIKKNIESGQIRTTAEFQRDIMLMFQNAVMYNSSDHDVYHMALEMQRDVLEQIQQFLATQLIMQTSESGISTKSLRGREANRKQDPNEKDGGTRGRRSAIEADMKMKK